In a single window of the Saccharothrix australiensis genome:
- the sufD gene encoding Fe-S cluster assembly protein SufD encodes MAVTTEDQQHGLTAHSHGGGAQPAGAAPISSRADHFTSFDVNAFEVPGGREEIWRFTPMKRLAGLHTGAAATGSATVRVEAPEGVRVETVARGDERLGVAGTPGDRIAAQAWTSFTEATVVTLPKDTKVAPTTVEVTGAGAGQVAYGHLQVRAERFAEAVVVLDHRGSGAYADNVEFVVEDGAHLTVVAIQDWADDAVHVSAHHAKLGRDSTFRHTVITLGGDLVRLTPVVTYTGRGGDAELLGLYFADAGQHLEHRTFVDHAESNCRSNVVYKGALQGEDAHTVWIGDVLIRAAAEGTETFELNRNLVLTDGARADSVPNLEIETGEIEGAGHASATGRFDDEQLFYLQARGIPEEQARRLVVRGFFHEILLKITVPEVRERLEAAIEAELEAVGA; translated from the coding sequence ATGGCCGTCACCACCGAAGACCAGCAACACGGCCTGACGGCCCACTCGCACGGCGGCGGCGCGCAGCCCGCCGGTGCGGCGCCGATCTCGTCGCGGGCCGACCACTTCACCTCGTTCGACGTGAACGCGTTCGAGGTGCCGGGCGGGCGCGAGGAGATCTGGCGCTTCACCCCGATGAAGCGGCTGGCGGGCCTGCACACCGGCGCGGCGGCCACGGGCTCGGCCACCGTCCGGGTCGAGGCGCCCGAGGGCGTCCGGGTCGAGACCGTCGCGCGCGGCGACGAGCGGCTGGGCGTCGCGGGCACCCCCGGCGACCGGATCGCGGCGCAGGCGTGGACCTCGTTCACCGAGGCGACCGTCGTGACGCTGCCCAAGGACACGAAGGTCGCGCCGACCACCGTCGAGGTGACCGGCGCGGGCGCGGGCCAGGTCGCCTACGGCCACCTCCAGGTCCGGGCCGAGCGGTTCGCCGAGGCCGTCGTCGTCCTGGACCACCGGGGCTCCGGCGCGTACGCGGACAACGTCGAGTTCGTCGTCGAGGACGGCGCGCACCTCACCGTCGTGGCCATCCAGGACTGGGCCGACGACGCGGTGCACGTGTCGGCGCACCACGCGAAGCTGGGCCGGGACTCGACGTTCCGGCACACCGTCATCACCCTGGGCGGCGACCTGGTCCGGCTCACCCCGGTGGTCACCTACACCGGGCGCGGCGGCGACGCCGAGCTGCTGGGCCTGTACTTCGCCGACGCCGGCCAGCACCTGGAGCACCGGACGTTCGTCGACCACGCGGAGTCCAACTGCCGCAGCAACGTCGTCTACAAGGGCGCGCTACAGGGCGAGGACGCGCACACCGTGTGGATCGGCGACGTGCTGATCCGCGCGGCGGCCGAGGGCACCGAGACGTTCGAGCTGAACCGCAACCTGGTCCTCACCGACGGCGCGCGCGCCGACTCGGTGCCGAACCTGGAGATCGAGACCGGCGAGATCGAGGGCGCGGGCCACGCCAGCGCCACCGGCCGGTTCGACGACGAGCAGCTGTTCTACCTCCAGGCGCGGGGCATCCCCGAGGAGCAGGCGCGCCGGCTGGTCGTGCGGGGCTTCTTCCACGAGATCCTCCTGAAGATCACCGTGCCGGAGGTGCGCGAGCGCCTGGAGGCCGCGATCGAGGCGGAACTGGAAGCGGTGGGAGCTTGA
- a CDS encoding non-heme iron oxygenase ferredoxin subunit — protein sequence MCSLADLDDRKPVAFEVGDEHTPVVLVRDGGTVHALHDLCTHAEVSLSEGEVTRKGVECWLHGSCFDLRTGRPSSPPATEPVDVFAVEIRGGDVHVDVTTTTN from the coding sequence GTGTGCTCGCTGGCCGACCTGGACGACCGCAAGCCGGTCGCGTTCGAGGTCGGCGACGAGCACACCCCCGTGGTCCTCGTCCGCGACGGCGGGACCGTCCACGCGCTGCACGACCTGTGCACGCACGCGGAGGTCTCGCTGTCGGAGGGCGAGGTGACCCGCAAGGGCGTCGAGTGCTGGCTGCACGGGTCGTGCTTCGACCTGCGCACCGGCCGACCGTCGTCCCCGCCCGCCACCGAACCGGTCGACGTCTTCGCCGTCGAGATCCGCGGTGGTGACGTCCACGTCGACGTCACCACCACCACGAACTGA
- a CDS encoding helix-turn-helix transcriptional regulator, translating into MKNVGTDPATVPAGHDGRTRHGVARLLLEQGPITAASVAEQLGLSPAAVRRHIDALVADGEAVGREAPSRGRRGRGRPAKLFLLTEQGRARFGHAYDDLAVAALRFLAEQGGEEAVRAFAERRVAAFVAQHRDAIAGQTGSADRAKALATALTREGYAASARHVGAGEQLCQHLCPVAHVAAEFPQLCETETAAFADLLGTHVQRLATIARGDAVCTTHIPNTPPLKVGRDADTRTSDGGEPA; encoded by the coding sequence TCGGGACCGACCCAGCCACCGTGCCCGCCGGGCACGACGGCCGGACCCGGCACGGCGTCGCCCGCCTGCTGCTGGAGCAGGGGCCGATCACCGCGGCGTCCGTCGCGGAGCAGCTCGGCCTGAGCCCCGCGGCGGTGCGCAGGCACATCGACGCGCTGGTGGCCGACGGCGAGGCGGTCGGCAGGGAGGCCCCGAGCCGGGGCAGGCGCGGCCGGGGTCGTCCGGCCAAGCTGTTCCTGCTGACCGAGCAGGGGCGGGCCCGCTTCGGGCACGCCTACGACGACCTGGCCGTCGCCGCGCTGCGGTTCCTCGCCGAGCAGGGCGGGGAGGAAGCGGTGCGGGCCTTCGCCGAGCGCCGGGTGGCCGCGTTCGTCGCGCAGCACCGCGACGCCATCGCCGGGCAGACCGGCTCCGCCGATCGGGCCAAGGCCCTCGCGACCGCGTTGACCAGGGAGGGCTACGCTGCGTCCGCGCGGCACGTGGGGGCAGGCGAGCAGCTGTGCCAGCACCTGTGCCCGGTCGCGCACGTCGCCGCCGAGTTCCCGCAGCTGTGCGAGACCGAGACGGCGGCGTTCGCCGACCTGCTCGGCACCCACGTGCAGCGGCTGGCGACGATCGCCCGCGGCGACGCCGTGTGCACGACGCACATCCCGAACACACCCCCGCTCAAGGTCGGCCGCGACGCCGACACCCGGACTTCAGATGGAGGGGAGCCCGCATGA
- the sufB gene encoding Fe-S cluster assembly protein SufB has product MTAAAEQRTTTAPLTQEETLASIGNYEFGWADSDVAGASARRGLDEDVVRDISAKKDEPDWMLEFRLKALRLFDRKPMPTWGSDLSGIDFDNIKYFVRSTEKQAATWDDLPDDIKNTYDKLGIPEAEKQRLVSGVAAQYESEVVYHKIREDLEEQGVIFLDTDTALKEHPELFKEYFGSVIPSGDNKFSALNSAVWSGGSFIYVPKGVHVDIPLQAYFRINTENMGQFERTLIIVDEGAYVHYVEGCTAPIYSSDSLHSAVVEIIVKKGGRCRYTTIQNWSNNVYNLVTKRAKAEEGATMEWVDGNIGSKVTMKYPAVFLMGEHAKGEVLSIAFAGEGQHQDAGAKMVHMAPHTSSTIVSKSVARGGGRTSYRGLVQVNKRAHHSKSTVKCDALLVDNISRSDTYPYVDVREDDVSMGHEATVSKVSEDQLFYLMSRGLNEDEAMAMIVRGFVEPIARELPMEYALELNRLIELQMEGAVG; this is encoded by the coding sequence ATGACTGCCGCTGCCGAGCAGCGCACCACCACCGCCCCGCTCACCCAGGAAGAGACCCTGGCGAGCATCGGCAACTACGAGTTCGGCTGGGCCGACTCGGACGTGGCAGGCGCGAGCGCCCGTCGGGGACTGGACGAGGACGTCGTCCGGGACATCTCGGCCAAGAAGGACGAGCCCGACTGGATGCTGGAGTTCCGGCTCAAGGCGCTGCGCCTGTTCGACCGGAAGCCCATGCCCACGTGGGGTTCCGACCTCTCGGGCATCGACTTCGACAACATCAAGTACTTCGTCCGGTCGACCGAGAAGCAGGCGGCGACCTGGGACGACCTGCCCGACGACATCAAGAACACCTACGACAAGCTGGGCATCCCGGAGGCGGAGAAGCAGCGCCTGGTGTCCGGTGTCGCCGCCCAGTACGAGTCCGAGGTCGTCTACCACAAGATCCGCGAGGACCTTGAGGAGCAGGGCGTCATCTTCCTGGACACCGACACGGCGCTCAAGGAGCACCCGGAGCTGTTCAAGGAGTACTTCGGCTCGGTGATCCCGTCCGGCGACAACAAGTTCTCCGCGCTGAACTCCGCGGTGTGGTCGGGCGGCTCGTTCATCTACGTGCCGAAGGGCGTGCACGTCGACATCCCGCTCCAGGCGTACTTCCGGATCAACACCGAGAACATGGGCCAGTTCGAGCGGACGCTGATCATCGTCGACGAGGGCGCGTACGTGCACTACGTCGAGGGCTGCACCGCGCCCATCTACTCCTCCGACTCGCTGCACTCGGCGGTCGTGGAGATCATCGTCAAGAAGGGCGGCCGCTGCCGCTACACGACGATCCAGAACTGGTCGAACAACGTCTACAACCTGGTCACCAAGCGCGCCAAGGCCGAAGAGGGCGCGACGATGGAGTGGGTCGACGGCAACATCGGCTCCAAGGTGACCATGAAGTACCCGGCCGTGTTCCTGATGGGCGAGCACGCCAAGGGCGAGGTCCTCTCGATCGCGTTCGCGGGCGAGGGCCAGCACCAGGACGCCGGCGCGAAGATGGTGCACATGGCGCCGCACACGTCGTCCACCATCGTGTCGAAGTCGGTGGCGCGCGGCGGCGGTCGCACCTCCTACCGGGGCCTGGTGCAGGTCAACAAGCGGGCGCACCACTCGAAGTCCACCGTGAAGTGCGACGCGCTGCTGGTGGACAACATCAGCCGGTCGGACACCTACCCGTACGTGGACGTCCGCGAGGACGACGTGTCGATGGGCCACGAGGCGACCGTCTCCAAGGTGTCCGAGGACCAGCTGTTCTACCTGATGTCCCGCGGTCTCAACGAGGACGAGGCCATGGCGATGATCGTGCGCGGGTTCGTGGAGCCCATCGCGCGCGAGCTGCCGATGGAGTACGCCCTCGAGCTGAACCGCCTGATCGAGCTGCAGATGGAAGGGGCCGTCGGCTGA